The Lolium rigidum isolate FL_2022 chromosome 1, APGP_CSIRO_Lrig_0.1, whole genome shotgun sequence region CATATGACTCGGAAGATAACAAGCATTGTCAAGAGTGAGCTCGATCCCCAGACAAGGGCGGGATCTGCGTGGGGAAGATTGCACACACGCAACACTCTCAACGTCGGCTGGTACCCATTTAACACCTCTGATGGTTCCGCTTTGCTTGGTGAGATAGATGTGGCATTCCTTGCGGTGTATTCTCTTGGGATGTTCTTTGCTGGGCATCTTGGTGACCGCATGGACTTAAGGATCGTTCTGACAATTGGCATGATTGGGACTGCCATATTCACTGCCCTCTTTGGTGCTGGATATTGGCTAAATATTCATAGCTTTTACTACTTCCTGGTCTTTCAGATGATTTCTGGCTTATTTCAATCATCTGGGTGGCCTTCGGTTGTTGCAGTTGTTGGCAACTGGTTCGGGAAGAGCAAGAGAGGATTGATTATGGGTATATGGAATGCACATACTTCTATTGGAAACATATCTGGTTCACTGCTTGCTGCAGCTCTGCTTAAGTATGGATGGGGTTGGTCATTTGCCATCCCCAGCTTTATCATGGCTCTTGTTGGGTTGgtggtcttctttttcttgccagTTAGTCCTGAGGTAATGGAGATAGAGATTGATGATGGGGAGATAAACTCAGACAAGGATACTGCCAAGGAGCCTCTTTTGGAACCGGGCCAAGAAGTGAAACATAAGGCAATAGGATTTTTAGAAGCATGGAGGATTCCTGGAGTTGCACCTTTTGCTCTCTGCCTCTTCTTCTCCAAGTTGGTTGCGTACACCTTCCTGTATTGGCTACCATTCTACATCAGCCATACACGTAAGTCTTTTTATTCATCTTTCATGTCTATTGACATTGTTTCCTTTGATGCTTCGGCAGAAATTGAGATCCTCCTTTTTTTGTTATAACCGAACCGTGCATCAAATGTTCATTCCTAATAGGCATTCACTTGTTTCAGCTATTGGCAATGAGTACCTCTCCGATGCGATGGCTGGCAGCTTGTCAACAATCTTCGACGTTGGAGGTGTGTTGG contains the following coding sequences:
- the LOC124687275 gene encoding putative glycerol-3-phosphate transporter 1, with product MAQPHETTSRKPPGLRLFRGAKALRNYQTLVLVLTFLAYTCFHMTRKITSIVKSELDPQTRAGSAWGRLHTRNTLNVGWYPFNTSDGSALLGEIDVAFLAVYSLGMFFAGHLGDRMDLRIVLTIGMIGTAIFTALFGAGYWLNIHSFYYFLVFQMISGLFQSSGWPSVVAVVGNWFGKSKRGLIMGIWNAHTSIGNISGSLLAAALLKYGWGWSFAIPSFIMALVGLVVFFFLPVSPEVMEIEIDDGEINSDKDTAKEPLLEPGQEVKHKAIGFLEAWRIPGVAPFALCLFFSKLVAYTFLYWLPFYISHTPIGNEYLSDAMAGSLSTIFDVGGVLGGVLAGHISDRLNARAITAASFMYCAIPALFLYRTYGSMSMTWNICLMFITGMFVNGPYALITTAVSADLGTHSSLNGNSRALATVTAIIDGTGSVGAAIGPLLTGYISTESWSAVFTMLMAAALLAGLLLTHLVCAELKGKLSSSVSKCVVTCSDEV